The proteins below come from a single Triticum aestivum cultivar Chinese Spring chromosome 5D, IWGSC CS RefSeq v2.1, whole genome shotgun sequence genomic window:
- the LOC123124545 gene encoding transcription repressor OFP13-like has protein sequence MGKKGALTSIFSRSSSLASDSSTPAVIPWPWPSCRDPQTDSFRAAEEPCATAAGGSRCGPVAARHRKLVGGPAEMYKTVNSVYIDPDDGESFSCLSTEEEEETVVVEDDGFLTPTASEEWSEAVIRSLSRTTSSTGRFFFDQGPATNSNLSAAADSTTGSTPPEEENDKPAALSKKEKPGDGGKSLVVEESVAVPVESADPYGDFLSSMEEMVAAHQLRGWDALEELLVWYLRVNAKHHHPLIVSAFVDLLVRLTASATANTSTTTGTMTSSSSTSSSSSSTSSTSTTSSSTSTSTGGDGVVVSATSATGQCDGGNEACASCSSSSSCAPRDDDEASRGED, from the coding sequence ATGGGCAAGAAAGGTGCCCTCACCTCCATCTTCTCCAGGTCCTCCAGCCTCGCTAGCGACTCCTCCACGCCGGCCGTGATACCCTGGCCGTGGCCATCCTGCCGGGACCCGCAGACCGACTCCTTCCGTGCCGCCGAGGAGCCCTGCGCCACGGCTGCTGGTGGCAGCAGGTGCGGCCCTGTCGCCGCGAGGCACCGCAAGCTGGTGGGTGGCCCCGCCGAGATGTACAAGACGGTCAACTCGGTCTACATCGACCCCGACGACGGCGAGTCATTCTCTTGCCTcagcaccgaggaggaggaggaaacggTTGTAGTGGAGGACGACGGCTTCTTGACGCCCACTGCGTCCGAGGAGTGGTCGGAGGCTGTGATCCGCAGCCTCAGCCGGACGACCTCGTCCACCGGCCGCTTCTTCTTCGACCAGGGGCCAGCGACCAACTCCAACCTGTCTGCGGCGGCGGACTCGACAACCGGCAGTACACCACCGGAGGAGGAGAATGACAAGCCGGCGGCGCTGTCCAAGAAGGAGAAGCCAGGAGATGGTGGCAAGTCGCTGGTGGTGGAGGAGAGCGTGGCGGTGCCAGTGGAGTCGGCGGACCCGTACGGGGACTTCCTGTCGTCCATGGAGGAGATGGTGGCCGCGCACCAGCTGCGCGGCTGGGacgcgctggaggagctgctggtaTGGTACCTACGGGTGAACGCCAAGCACCACCACCCGCTCATCGTCAGCGCCTTCGTCGACCTGCTCGTCCGCCTCACCGCCAGCGCCACGGCAAACACCTCGACGACGACAGGGACGATGACGTCGAGTAGTAGCACCAGCAGCtcgagcagcagcacgagcagcaCGAGTACTACTAGTAGCAGCACGAGCACGAGTACTGGTGGCGATGGTGTGGTTGTTAGTGCTACATCAGCAACGGGACAATGCGACGGCGGGAATGAAGCTTGTGCGTCTTGCTCGTCGTCTTCTTCGTGCGCCCCGCGTGACGACGACGAGGCCAGTCGTGGGGAAGACTAG